One Streptomyces drozdowiczii DNA segment encodes these proteins:
- a CDS encoding helix-turn-helix domain-containing protein: MTHGRYTRHGVAEALGISLDEAAQIEKKLQTLSLLHPTPGEPGTFVPVSPDAAAADLVGPTEAQIRELQQAVTDVRTQMRALEPTYFESRQRRNQAEAFDIVSDIGVLQSMLNDWGARCRTEVLTAQPGGPRPSHFLDNARPLTLTRLARGVTVRHLYQHTVRSDLATTAYVRAVTAAGAEVRTTDELIDRIIIYDREIVFLPEQNVDGRAPGAVVVREPTLVAFLYKVYEHLWTAATSFSPGAEEPTAVTDDLKRSIVRLMAQGHKDEVVARRLGMSVRTCRRYISQIMEELESTSRFQAGVSAAASGMLDDPSGMT, from the coding sequence GTGACTCATGGCCGGTACACCCGGCACGGGGTGGCCGAGGCCCTCGGGATCAGCCTCGACGAGGCCGCGCAGATCGAGAAGAAGCTGCAGACCCTGAGCCTGCTCCACCCGACGCCCGGCGAGCCGGGCACCTTCGTCCCGGTCAGCCCGGACGCGGCAGCCGCCGATCTCGTCGGACCCACCGAGGCGCAGATCCGTGAACTCCAGCAGGCGGTCACCGACGTACGCACACAGATGCGGGCCCTGGAACCCACGTACTTCGAGAGCCGCCAGCGCCGCAACCAGGCGGAAGCCTTCGACATCGTCAGCGACATCGGCGTCCTGCAGTCGATGCTCAACGACTGGGGCGCCCGGTGCCGTACGGAGGTGCTCACCGCCCAGCCCGGCGGCCCCAGACCCAGTCACTTCCTCGACAACGCCCGGCCGCTCACACTGACGCGCCTGGCGCGCGGGGTGACGGTGCGCCACCTCTACCAGCACACCGTGCGCAGCGATCTGGCGACCACCGCGTACGTGCGGGCCGTGACAGCCGCCGGCGCCGAGGTCCGTACGACGGACGAGCTGATCGACCGCATCATCATCTACGACCGGGAGATCGTCTTCCTCCCCGAGCAGAACGTGGACGGCCGCGCCCCCGGCGCGGTGGTGGTCCGCGAGCCGACGCTCGTGGCCTTCCTCTACAAGGTGTACGAGCACCTGTGGACGGCCGCCACCTCCTTCTCGCCGGGGGCCGAGGAGCCCACGGCCGTGACCGATGACCTGAAACGATCGATCGTCAGGCTGATGGCCCAGGGTCACAAGGACGAGGTGGTGGCGCGGCGGCTGGGCATGTCGGTGCGGACCTGCCGGCGCTACATCTCCCAGATCATGGAGGAACTGGAGTCCACCAGCCGGTTCCAGGCGGGCGTGAGCGCGGCCGCGAGCGGGATGCTCGACGACCCCAGCGGCATGACGTAA
- a CDS encoding AfsA-related hotdog domain-containing protein — MPDTEEEFVLVCEFPAGNSQGRRFHELLDVVGAVQEAAEFIGRCHFAVNPDRVAVFYRFGLWADDIAALRSRVPPGRLDVRLSVRPDKVVDGVPRVLEFRMAIRIDGSPCGAGDASLVFLAPGVHTNHRRHSRAALLAACGTGGATASAGAPVEPAALGYADPRDVLLRNPGTADGRLSVDVVLPPPVDGEIPARVLLEAVRQVSLYSAVRAHGLAAGRITLASLRAHFRGYAEPDLPLRCAAVWEPLGKDGSGRRLAPVSLSLIQADRAVLETTTSVVEEL; from the coding sequence GTGCCCGACACCGAGGAGGAGTTCGTCCTCGTCTGCGAGTTCCCGGCCGGGAACTCGCAGGGGCGGCGCTTCCACGAGCTGCTGGACGTGGTCGGTGCGGTCCAGGAGGCCGCCGAGTTCATCGGGCGCTGCCATTTCGCCGTGAACCCCGACCGGGTGGCGGTCTTCTACCGCTTCGGGCTGTGGGCGGACGACATCGCGGCCCTGCGCAGCCGTGTGCCGCCCGGACGGCTCGACGTCCGGCTGAGCGTACGCCCGGACAAGGTCGTGGACGGCGTACCTCGGGTTCTGGAGTTCCGGATGGCGATCCGGATCGACGGCAGTCCCTGTGGTGCCGGGGACGCCAGCCTGGTCTTCCTGGCTCCCGGCGTGCACACCAACCACCGCCGCCACAGCCGCGCGGCGCTGCTGGCCGCCTGCGGCACGGGCGGCGCGACCGCCTCTGCGGGTGCTCCCGTCGAACCGGCTGCCCTCGGGTACGCGGACCCCCGTGACGTGCTGCTGCGCAACCCCGGTACGGCCGACGGACGGCTCTCCGTCGACGTGGTGCTGCCCCCGCCCGTCGACGGGGAGATCCCGGCGCGGGTCCTGCTGGAGGCCGTGCGGCAGGTCTCGCTGTACTCCGCCGTGCGGGCGCACGGGCTGGCGGCCGGGCGGATCACGCTGGCCTCACTGCGGGCGCACTTCCGGGGCTACGCGGAACCGGACCTGCCGCTGCGCTGCGCGGCCGTGTGGGAGCCGCTGGGCAAGGACGGGAGCGGGCGGCGGCTGGCGCCGGTCTCGCTCAGCCTCATCCAGGCCGACCGGGCTGTCCTGGAGACGACCACCTCAGTGGTCGAGGAACTGTGA
- a CDS encoding 4'-phosphopantetheinyl transferase family protein — protein sequence MTIGDPLAVTVAGTNWAAVRTELAAHGTALVHGRLDDWRPADPGGASLRATLGRDWARYRDITHEEIRDQFAASRLLLKHAAAAALHAEPQDLELMYGPTGRPYLRGCDQIDISLSHTDDLLLVGLTTRGLVGVDAERSDRRIYSRGLDRHICTPHERLLVSELPEEERNPSLLRLWTLKEAYSKAIGQGMRFRFTEFGFGPDGRPTQVHRPDGTPGAGDEWSFRTCLLVSDGLEFCVSAAVYDAGLGRTADAQITTMLDTDAVAALTEALEGEWSHDYWSQFLDH from the coding sequence ATGACCATCGGGGACCCCCTCGCCGTGACGGTGGCGGGTACCAACTGGGCCGCCGTGCGCACCGAACTGGCGGCGCACGGCACCGCGCTGGTCCACGGCCGCCTCGACGACTGGCGCCCCGCCGACCCCGGAGGGGCTTCGCTGCGCGCCACCCTCGGCCGGGACTGGGCGCGGTACCGGGACATCACGCACGAGGAGATACGCGACCAGTTCGCCGCCTCCCGCCTGCTGCTCAAACACGCCGCGGCCGCCGCGCTGCACGCCGAGCCGCAGGACCTGGAACTGATGTACGGACCCACCGGCCGGCCGTACCTGCGCGGCTGCGACCAGATCGACATCAGCCTCAGCCACACCGACGACCTGCTGCTGGTCGGCCTGACCACGCGCGGCCTGGTCGGTGTGGACGCCGAACGGTCCGACCGGCGCATCTACAGCCGCGGGCTCGACCGGCACATCTGCACCCCGCACGAGCGGCTGCTCGTCTCCGAGCTGCCGGAGGAGGAGCGCAACCCGAGCCTGCTGCGGCTCTGGACACTCAAGGAGGCGTACAGCAAAGCCATCGGGCAGGGCATGCGGTTCAGGTTCACCGAGTTCGGCTTCGGCCCCGACGGGCGGCCCACCCAGGTGCACCGCCCGGACGGGACACCGGGAGCGGGCGACGAATGGTCCTTCCGGACGTGCCTCCTCGTCAGCGACGGCCTGGAGTTCTGCGTCAGCGCCGCCGTCTACGACGCCGGGCTCGGCCGGACCGCGGACGCCCAGATCACCACCATGCTCGACACCGACGCGGTGGCCGCGCTCACCGAGGCGCTGGAGGGGGAGTGGTCGCATGACTACTGGTCACAGTTCCTCGACCACTGA
- a CDS encoding acyl carrier protein, translating to MDTTCNITDLPGFLAHVCEELGLDLTPQQAAADFDTLLDWDSVHLLRLVMLAERATGRPVPVARVLQARNLAEVHRLVVAP from the coding sequence ATGGACACCACCTGCAACATCACTGACCTGCCCGGCTTCCTCGCCCACGTCTGCGAGGAACTGGGTCTCGACCTGACCCCGCAGCAAGCCGCCGCGGACTTCGACACCCTGCTGGACTGGGACTCGGTACACCTGCTGCGCCTGGTCATGCTCGCCGAGCGGGCCACCGGCCGGCCCGTCCCGGTCGCCCGGGTCCTCCAGGCACGCAACCTCGCCGAGGTCCACCGCCTGGTGGTCGCCCCGTGA
- a CDS encoding HAD-IIIC family phosphatase: protein MTAPLEELRALHTTGRLAARYPRVRSLLAEITDDPSRTEADLLTELRRCGRVLASLRTEDVLAGHPATPVVTVAVTGHSTLAQLTDPLTAELARHGLLAHQVHGTHGAYLRDLTDPGGELRTARPDLTLCVLDADAVLGRLPLPWGPDDVETACAELTAHLTRIAEAHTAHGTGTLVLNTLPLPRHCAQQLVDQQGRARLGAVWREFNARLLRLTESHPAVAVLDLDPVIASMGPAGDPRLALYTRSPFSDELFSAYARDAAHVLRSRSGLAKKCLVLDLDNTLWGGVLGEDGPDGIAPGGSLIGEPYAAVQRVAKQLAAQGVLLAVSSKNDPGPVHDVLAGHPDMTLRPADFVAVHAGWEPKDGSLHAIARRLGISADALVFLDDSPVERALIRRHLPGTAVVPLGPEPALHLHALLRDGWFDTPQITDDDTRRTVRYQEAAAREKFRGSTGSYEDYLTELRTEVSLSGPEPHEIRRLSQLSLRTNQFNLTGERVQADRVAAFQHTDGHQVLAVRVSDRFGDSGLVGALFVRREGDTLAVDNVFLSCRALARGIEDACLATVLAHARDQGLAAVRARYRPTRSNARVRGFYPSLGFTQEEGTDGDGIWFRHTLDPLPPVPGHLTLDARLGGTVHGHHLQHH, encoded by the coding sequence GTGACCGCCCCGCTGGAGGAACTCCGCGCACTGCACACCACTGGGAGACTCGCCGCCCGCTACCCGCGGGTGCGTTCCCTGCTGGCCGAGATCACCGACGACCCCTCGCGGACCGAGGCCGACCTCCTGACCGAACTGCGCCGCTGCGGCCGCGTCCTGGCCTCCCTGCGCACCGAGGACGTCCTCGCCGGCCACCCGGCGACGCCCGTCGTCACCGTCGCCGTCACCGGCCACTCCACCCTGGCCCAGCTCACCGACCCGCTGACCGCCGAACTGGCCCGGCACGGCCTGCTCGCCCACCAGGTCCACGGCACCCACGGCGCCTACCTGCGCGATCTCACCGACCCCGGCGGGGAACTGCGCACCGCCCGCCCCGACCTCACCCTGTGCGTCCTGGACGCCGACGCCGTCCTCGGCCGGCTCCCCCTGCCCTGGGGCCCCGACGACGTCGAGACCGCCTGCGCGGAACTCACCGCCCACCTCACCCGCATCGCCGAGGCGCACACCGCCCACGGCACCGGCACCCTGGTCCTCAACACCCTGCCGCTGCCCCGCCACTGCGCCCAGCAACTCGTGGACCAACAAGGGCGCGCCCGGCTCGGCGCGGTGTGGCGCGAATTCAACGCCCGCCTGCTGCGCCTGACCGAGAGCCACCCCGCCGTCGCGGTCCTCGACCTCGACCCGGTCATCGCCTCCATGGGCCCGGCCGGCGACCCGCGTCTGGCCCTCTACACCCGCTCGCCCTTCAGCGACGAGCTGTTCTCCGCCTACGCCCGCGACGCGGCCCACGTCCTGCGCTCCCGGTCCGGCCTGGCCAAGAAGTGCCTCGTCCTCGACCTCGACAACACCCTGTGGGGCGGGGTCCTCGGCGAGGACGGGCCCGACGGCATCGCGCCGGGCGGCAGCCTGATCGGCGAGCCGTACGCGGCCGTCCAGCGGGTGGCGAAACAGCTCGCGGCCCAAGGGGTCCTGCTCGCCGTCAGCAGCAAGAACGACCCCGGCCCCGTCCACGACGTGCTCGCCGGCCACCCCGACATGACCCTGCGCCCCGCGGACTTCGTCGCCGTCCACGCCGGCTGGGAGCCCAAGGACGGCAGCCTCCACGCCATCGCCCGGCGGCTCGGCATCTCCGCCGACGCCCTCGTCTTCCTCGACGACTCGCCCGTGGAGCGGGCCCTGATCCGCCGCCACCTGCCCGGCACCGCCGTCGTCCCGCTCGGCCCCGAACCGGCCCTGCACCTGCACGCCCTGCTCCGCGACGGCTGGTTCGACACGCCGCAGATCACCGACGACGACACCCGTCGCACCGTCCGCTATCAGGAGGCCGCCGCACGCGAGAAGTTCCGGGGGAGCACCGGCTCCTACGAGGACTACCTGACGGAGCTGCGTACCGAGGTCAGCCTCTCCGGGCCCGAGCCGCACGAGATCCGCCGGCTCTCCCAGCTGTCGCTGCGCACCAACCAGTTCAACCTCACCGGCGAACGGGTCCAGGCCGACCGCGTCGCCGCCTTCCAGCACACCGACGGCCACCAGGTGCTCGCGGTCCGCGTCAGCGACCGCTTCGGCGACAGCGGGCTGGTCGGCGCGCTCTTCGTCCGCCGCGAGGGGGACACCCTGGCCGTGGACAACGTGTTCCTCAGCTGCCGGGCACTGGCCCGGGGCATCGAGGACGCCTGCCTGGCCACCGTACTGGCCCATGCCCGAGACCAGGGCCTGGCCGCCGTGCGGGCCCGCTACCGCCCCACCCGCAGCAACGCGAGGGTGCGCGGCTTCTACCCGTCCCTCGGCTTCACCCAGGAGGAGGGAACGGACGGGGACGGCATCTGGTTCCGGCACACGCTGGACCCCCTGCCACCCGTACCGGGTCACCTGACACTCGACGCCCGACTCGGAGGGACGGTGCATGGACACCACCTGCAACATCACTGA
- a CDS encoding 3-oxoacyl-ACP synthase III family protein, producing the protein MNRPTGMPAPALHIAGTAAALPGPAVSNASLGKVFGISEEWIDLFVGTRTRHFGWDLATGEVLHSLTDLCAEAAGRALDASGFTASELDFLVLTTTTPDALLPTTATQVADRLGLNYLPVYQIQAGCAGAVQALDLGRALIASGHRAGLVVGGDVTDRFLDPARGAATLPTQELVNYVLFGDGAGAAVVSADPEGEAIGVRALLNCFTGQGRAPGQTIDWEGPARRDPDRRMLHEDYKAIEEGVPLMAGEILWQLLETTGWSPDEIDFLLPPQLSGRMTRRIVEDLELPGPREISCVADTGNTGNALPFVQLDRLVPELRPGDRALALVVESSKWIKAGLALEKEDTR; encoded by the coding sequence ATGAACCGCCCCACGGGCATGCCCGCACCCGCCCTCCACATCGCCGGCACCGCCGCCGCCCTGCCCGGACCGGCCGTCAGCAACGCCTCCCTCGGCAAGGTCTTCGGGATCAGCGAGGAGTGGATCGACCTCTTCGTAGGCACCCGCACCCGCCACTTCGGCTGGGACCTGGCCACCGGCGAGGTCCTGCACTCCCTCACCGACCTGTGCGCCGAGGCGGCCGGCCGGGCGCTGGACGCGTCCGGCTTCACCGCCTCCGAACTCGACTTCCTGGTCCTCACCACCACCACCCCCGACGCCCTGCTCCCGACCACCGCCACCCAGGTCGCGGACCGGCTCGGGCTCAACTACCTGCCCGTGTACCAGATCCAGGCGGGCTGTGCGGGCGCCGTCCAGGCCCTCGACCTCGGCCGCGCACTGATCGCCTCCGGCCACCGGGCCGGGCTCGTCGTCGGCGGGGACGTCACCGACCGCTTCCTCGACCCCGCGCGCGGCGCCGCCACCCTGCCCACCCAGGAACTCGTCAACTACGTGCTGTTCGGGGACGGCGCGGGCGCGGCCGTCGTCAGCGCGGACCCCGAGGGCGAGGCCATCGGCGTGCGGGCGCTGCTCAACTGCTTCACCGGACAGGGCCGCGCCCCGGGCCAGACCATCGACTGGGAGGGGCCCGCCCGCCGCGACCCGGACCGCCGCATGCTCCACGAGGACTACAAGGCCATCGAGGAGGGCGTGCCCCTCATGGCGGGGGAGATCCTCTGGCAGCTGCTGGAGACCACCGGCTGGAGCCCGGACGAGATCGACTTCCTGCTGCCGCCACAGCTCTCGGGCCGGATGACCCGGCGCATCGTCGAGGACCTGGAGCTGCCCGGCCCCCGGGAGATCTCCTGCGTCGCCGACACCGGCAACACCGGAAACGCCCTGCCGTTCGTACAGCTCGACCGCCTCGTGCCGGAGCTGCGCCCCGGGGACCGCGCGCTGGCCCTCGTCGTCGAGTCCAGCAAGTGGATCAAGGCAGGTCTCGCCCTGGAGAAGGAGGACACACGGTGA
- a CDS encoding acyl carrier protein, producing the protein MLGAVIAAVVEVGGYDPAQVGHATRFYADLGFDSVMIMQLKDRVESRLPQTGSVTVQQILPALRTVGSLAAFLGEWISVGATP; encoded by the coding sequence GTGCTCGGAGCCGTGATCGCCGCCGTCGTCGAGGTCGGCGGGTACGACCCGGCCCAGGTCGGCCACGCGACCCGGTTCTACGCCGACCTCGGCTTCGACTCCGTGATGATCATGCAGCTCAAGGACCGCGTCGAATCGAGACTGCCGCAGACCGGCAGCGTCACCGTCCAGCAAATCCTCCCGGCCCTGCGGACGGTGGGCTCACTCGCCGCGTTCCTCGGCGAGTGGATCAGCGTAGGAGCCACCCCATGA